Proteins co-encoded in one Candidatus Stygibacter australis genomic window:
- a CDS encoding acyl-CoA carboxylase subunit beta: MAVENKIADLRSRREKAKLGGGEKRIEAQHAKGKLTARERIEVLVDTDSFEEFDMFIEHTSHDFGMEKKKFAGDGVVTGCGTIDERIVFIFAQDFTVTGGSLSKTHAEKICKVMDMAMKMGAPMIGLNDSGGARVQEGVDALSGYASIFYRNVRASGVIPQISAIMGPCAGGAVYSPAITDFIFMNQQTSYMFVTGPKVVKTVLNEEVTTDALGGPEVHSRKSGVAHFVSDTEEETLLLIRKLISYIPSNNMEEPPYTKTHDPIDRNCDQLASIMPENANKPYNILDIIETIADNHEFLEVARNFAQNIVVGFVRMNGHSVGIIANQPRVLAGVLDINASVKAARFIRFCDAFNIPLVVLEDVPGYLPGSNQEHNGIIRQGAKILYAFAEATVPRITIILRKAYGGAYCVMNSREMGADLVYAWPTAEIAVMGPAGAVEIVFRKDVAEAADPAGMKKEKEDEYREKFANPYVAASKGYIDDVIEPSQTRFRIIRAMEMLATKRGSNPPKKHGNIPL; this comes from the coding sequence ATGGCAGTTGAAAATAAAATTGCCGACCTTAGAAGCCGGCGGGAAAAAGCAAAGCTTGGTGGAGGTGAAAAAAGGATCGAAGCCCAGCATGCAAAAGGAAAACTTACTGCCAGAGAGCGGATAGAAGTACTGGTGGATACTGACAGCTTCGAAGAATTTGATATGTTTATTGAACATACCAGCCATGATTTTGGGATGGAAAAGAAGAAATTTGCTGGTGATGGCGTTGTAACCGGCTGCGGAACAATAGATGAGCGAATAGTATTTATATTTGCTCAGGATTTTACGGTAACTGGTGGTTCTCTTTCCAAAACCCATGCCGAGAAAATCTGTAAAGTGATGGATATGGCAATGAAGATGGGAGCTCCCATGATCGGGTTGAATGATTCTGGTGGAGCGAGAGTGCAGGAAGGGGTAGATGCGCTTAGCGGATATGCATCCATATTTTATCGTAATGTACGCGCATCAGGAGTGATCCCTCAAATCTCAGCTATTATGGGTCCTTGTGCTGGTGGAGCAGTATATTCTCCAGCAATAACTGATTTCATTTTTATGAACCAGCAGACCAGCTACATGTTTGTAACTGGTCCTAAAGTAGTAAAAACTGTATTAAATGAGGAAGTTACAACAGATGCCCTGGGAGGGCCGGAAGTTCACAGTAGAAAAAGTGGCGTAGCCCATTTCGTCAGTGATACAGAAGAGGAAACCCTATTATTGATCAGGAAGTTGATCAGCTATATACCATCTAACAATATGGAAGAACCTCCCTATACCAAAACTCATGATCCGATAGACCGGAATTGTGATCAATTAGCCAGCATCATGCCTGAAAATGCCAATAAACCTTATAATATTCTGGATATTATTGAAACCATAGCAGATAATCATGAATTTCTGGAGGTTGCCCGTAATTTTGCCCAGAATATTGTAGTTGGTTTTGTTCGCATGAATGGACATTCTGTGGGAATAATAGCAAATCAGCCAAGAGTTCTTGCTGGAGTGCTGGATATTAATGCCTCTGTAAAAGCTGCCCGTTTTATTCGTTTTTGCGATGCCTTTAATATTCCACTGGTTGTCCTGGAGGACGTGCCGGGTTATCTACCGGGATCAAATCAGGAGCATAATGGGATAATCCGTCAGGGAGCTAAGATCCTCTATGCTTTTGCCGAAGCCACAGTGCCCCGTATTACAATTATTCTCAGGAAAGCATATGGTGGTGCATATTGTGTGATGAACAGTCGTGAGATGGGAGCTGATCTGGTTTATGCCTGGCCCACAGCAGAAATAGCTGTAATGGGACCTGCTGGTGCTGTGGAAATCGTTTTTCGTAAGGATGTTGCTGAAGCTGCTGATCCGGCAGGAATGAAAAAAGAGAAAGAAGATGAATATCGAGAGAAATTTGCAAATCCTTATGTTGCAGCCAGTAAAGGCTATATTGATGATGTTATAGAACCTTCCCAAACCAGATTCCGTATCATTCGTGCTATGGAAATGCTGGCTACCAAAAGAGGAAGTAATCCACCTAAGAAACATGGCAATATACCGCTATAG
- the mce gene encoding methylmalonyl-CoA epimerase, with the protein MIKKVSHIGIAVKNLQEAIAVYQKLGLEVEGIETVESQKVRVAFLPVGKEVRIELLEPTSDDSPIAKFIEKKGQGIHHIALATDNIENELKMAEEQELSPLDKVPRPGAHHASIGFLHPRAMKGVLLELCQEKDG; encoded by the coding sequence ATGATCAAAAAAGTCAGTCATATTGGAATAGCAGTAAAAAATCTGCAGGAAGCAATAGCAGTTTATCAAAAACTGGGACTGGAAGTAGAAGGAATTGAGACTGTGGAAAGCCAAAAAGTACGAGTGGCATTTCTACCGGTCGGTAAAGAAGTACGGATTGAATTATTGGAACCCACATCAGATGATAGTCCGATTGCCAAATTTATAGAGAAAAAGGGTCAAGGTATCCATCATATAGCATTGGCAACAGATAATATTGAGAATGAGCTGAAGATGGCAGAAGAGCAAGAACTGAGTCCATTGGATAAAGTACCCCGTCCTGGAGCGCATCATGCATCCATAGGATTTTTACATCCCAGAGCGATGAAGGGAGTCCTATTGGAATTATGTCAGGAAAAAGACGGTTAA
- a CDS encoding biotin/lipoyl-containing protein yields the protein MKKYKLTINEKEYDTRIVDYSSDRVIVKVNGHDFEVDIDTEAQKVTKIIRAPKKSPDLEILSSHEKKPVSVSPGTVTSPIPGLVISIKVAVGDTVAKEDTIIILEAMKMESEIASTASGTVKKIFVKEQQSIQENDPIIEVG from the coding sequence ATGAAAAAGTATAAACTCACCATAAATGAAAAAGAATATGATACAAGGATTGTTGATTATTCATCAGATAGGGTGATTGTAAAAGTCAATGGTCATGATTTTGAAGTAGATATTGATACAGAAGCCCAGAAAGTAACTAAAATAATCCGTGCACCCAAAAAATCACCTGATCTGGAAATACTCAGTTCACATGAGAAAAAACCGGTATCAGTATCTCCTGGAACCGTAACTTCTCCGATACCAGGACTTGTGATCTCGATCAAGGTAGCCGTTGGTGATACGGTGGCAAAAGAAGATACAATTATTATTCTGGAAGCGATGAAAATGGAAAGTGAGATAGCATCTACTGCCTCTGGTACAGTGAAAAAGATATTTGTGAAAGAACAGCAGAGCATTCAGGAAAATGACCCGATCATCGAAGTCGGTTAA
- a CDS encoding OadG family protein has protein sequence MKCNNFLILLMILVISQFLQADAELNSSMTLIQISEESEIPVRKMIEYLDLDIDTNTHTPIRDFNCSNSDIQKAVKMYSEGRKRYYLGIVIVGMGTVFASLILVALIIAQLRHLDRKKAHKPQAVSEYSTSGLGTIEEDNIIAAIVTTIRLHELEVEENNKLLLTWKRAPLSMWKASNYIPMNEVDPSRRN, from the coding sequence ATGAAATGTAATAATTTTCTGATATTGTTAATGATATTGGTCATCTCACAATTTTTGCAGGCAGATGCTGAATTGAATAGTAGTATGACACTTATTCAAATTTCAGAAGAATCTGAAATCCCTGTAAGAAAGATGATTGAATATCTTGATCTGGATATTGATACAAATACTCACACTCCAATCAGAGACTTTAATTGCAGCAACAGTGATATTCAGAAGGCAGTAAAAATGTATTCTGAAGGTAGAAAAAGATACTATCTGGGGATTGTAATTGTAGGTATGGGAACAGTATTTGCCAGTTTAATTTTAGTGGCACTGATCATTGCCCAATTACGCCATCTGGATAGAAAGAAAGCTCATAAACCACAAGCGGTATCTGAATATTCTACTTCAGGACTGGGAACTATTGAAGAAGATAATATTATAGCGGCAATTGTCACTACTATACGTCTTCATGAACTGGAAGTTGAAGAAAATAATAAATTGCTGCTTACCTGGAAACGTGCCCCACTTAGTATGTGGAAAGCGTCAAACTATATACCAATGAATGAAGTTGATCCCTCAAGGAGGAATTAA